In Arachis duranensis cultivar V14167 unplaced genomic scaffold, aradu.V14167.gnm2.J7QH unplaced_Scaffold_89394, whole genome shotgun sequence, the sequence gaaaatgcatatgCCTAATACCCATTGATAAGCGGTTTAGGTAACTAGAGTAAGGCGAACTGGATCAGAACAATAAGAAATTATAGCTCGAATAGTTTGTAGGGGAACCTGTGGCTGGCTATCTTATCCTACGCTCGTAGATTCACGTTTTCACTTCATTTTGAAGGCGGAAGCATACATCAAGATCATGAAAACTTTCGTTTCACATTTGTATCAAAATGGGACTGAGGACACATCCAAGTCAATAGCTAGAGTTTTGCTGGGTGAAGAATTCTTTTGTCGGTACGCGTGGCTAAGCCAAAGGCTCCCACGGCTGCTAGAAAGCACTGAAAGGCCTGCTCTGTGAGAAAGGGAAGATCTTGGTTCTGGAAGAAGCGGGTTCCGGCCCCTCCGCATCAAGATAGTCAATCGAGAGAAGTCAGTCGGTTCGGTGAAAGAACAGATACTTGACAGCTATGGGAAAGCTTTAAGATAGCATGTAGAAAGGGGCTGCTCCAACTCCATTTCCGTTCTCCATCAAAGAAGATTTGCCAATGAATAGCTTCGTCCAAAAATAAAGCTAATAGTAAGGCACGGGATGATCCCTATCGCCCGAGAAGAGGGGGGTTTAACAAATGGTGGGCCACAAAGGTTTCTTCGTCCTTCTTGACTTGACTCCCTTGACAAGCTGCAAGGCGGATAAAGTGGGAACACTAGTCTTCACATTAAGACTTGGAATCATGCCTGGTCTTCCTTCATCCATGATGCCTAAGGTGCCTAAATATGGCGTAGGGACGGCTTTGGTTTGGTATCCAAGAACTCGATCCTATCCCTAAGACGACCTTGAAATCGTCTAGGGGCGCCACAGTGAAATTAGTCGTACCTTCCCATCCTCCTATTTGTAGCTCCATCTGGAAAACTGGAGCTTTTATGGAAACTCTGGAGACTGGTCACTAAGCCAGAGTAGAGTGCCTGCTCAGGTAATGAAAGATAAGGATAAGTGCTTCCCACAGGAATCACCGTTAGCGGGCTACAGTTATCCGCCTCCTTCGACTGGAGGTCAGAGCGGCCAAATAGATAGTCCTTAAGGGGATCTCTTACTTCATTAGAACGGGAACTGACACAAAACTATGGATAGATCCCTGGTTGAACGGCTCGCCGTTGATCCACCAGCCATCTAGATCCCACCGCAGTGGAAAGGTTTCAGTCAGTTAGCTCAATCATAAATAGATAAATCGACGAGTGGAATAGAAAGCGGATTCTCCACCGATGGAATGAGGACATAGCAAATTAGATCATAGCTAGAGCTAGAGAGTGGCCCCTTTCAAACCAGAGTGTCTTCACTAGGGGTAATTCATCGGCGGGGCAAGGAATGCAACGTGGAGGGGTGGATCCGAGGAAGGAGGGATGCATGGGAAATAAGGCAAATATGGGTACTGGCCAGCCGAGATATAAGGAATGGATATCGGGTGGACCAGAGGGAATAGAGGAATGATCGTGATATGCTCATTTCCCATCTGTTTCTCTTTCCCCTGCAGCGGTTGACCTATCCATATCTTTGAGGTAAATGTACAATACTCCTCTGACGGGGAGGGGCAGTCCAGACTTCATGGGGGAACTCGCCTTTGGTCTCGACTTGACTCTCTATGAGGGGTCTGGGTCTGATAGTCCGGCTAGCCCGCCTCGATAGTAGTACTACGAAAACGGAGATTGCTCGTCCTGCTCGAGCCATTAAGGAGGGAGAGGAGTGGCTCCTTACGCTGGGACCCCTTTTCTCTTGTTATTGGGCGGAAGAGGGTGCTTGGGGAAAGTGAAATAAATTTCTATTGAATATTGAATTTGATAAAGAATTCTTTTCTATATACCGAAGCTCTTAAAGTCAGTCACGTAGGGTGATAGCGATCCCGTCTTTTGATGCTTTAATCGAAGCCTTGAATTCCTCTATCTGCTTTCTAAATGCCAAATCTGAATCACCAGAGCTCTGGTTTACATCAGTAGCTTCATTTTCAACCTCAACTCTATCACCCCAAAACACTTAGACCTTGTCTTCACCAGGATTCTTTTTACTCAAATTTTCTAGGGTATCCTTATCTAAAGTACCACATCACCTTTAGCTCTTTAGGAACATCGGAAGCTCAAGAATCGGTCTTCGCAAAAGCAAACATGATAATCTAGAAGACTTTTCATCAAGTTTCCATTGCCTCTACATTCGATCTTGCAGAATCTTTTTCATCAATTTTGACCATATATATTGGTAGAGGCGACGGAAGACTCAGTATCATCCTCCCCATGCCCTTGGTTTTTGTGGTCTTGACCTTGCAAAAAAAAAGGGCAATACAGCAAGGATTTTCTTTCAATGGATACCTGCCAGATCTGTATGATAGATTGGTTTGCCCTGTCTTCCATGAAGGAAGAAGATGCTCGGGAAGAGAGACCATACCCACCCGGTCATGGATGAAAGTACCACTCTCTCTTTCAAGAAATAGGATATGAACCACCCAGGTGTAGGTGTGCTCGAAGTCGAAGACTCCCTTACAGGATGAAGCTACAGTTAAACAGACCATCTCCCACTTCTCCTGATGCTTTCCCCCGCGTCTTAGCTACTTAAGCGTGGAGAAGGTTCTCTTTATACGCAAGGGGCACATAGGGAAGAAAGAACAGAAAAACAAGGAACTCACTTTCAGGCACGGCTTCGCCTTGTTACCAACTGTGCTCTATCAGGCTTACCAGAAACTATTGGAATAGATCCACACTTAATCTTATATATAGCATCTTATCTTCGGGGTTGTTTTGATCGGAATTAGCACTCTGCTTTGTCGGTGAGGAGAAAGACTTTGTTCTTGATCTGGGATCGGGGAAAACGTTTACCTTTTAGTAGCTCTCTTTCTGAACCAATAGATCCCGTACAAAAAGCATCTCCGTCCGAAGTGTGTCTGTCATCCCGAGCGTTGTTTGGGCAGTTCATACGAGAAGGATGGAGTCCAGAACCTGGCATTTGAGGACCCAGTTGGAGTACCGAGGGGACGAGAGCCTTGAAAGCCCCTTTTAGCTTAACCCTTACTACAATCGAGACTAGGAAGTTAGATCCTGCCCTCCGCTCGAAGAGCGACAAGCTGTAATGTCAGCTTTGGCTTTCCTTTACCTTTAAGGCGGCGAAAAGAGTAGCTGAAGCTTTAAGAAAGAAAGGGTGCTTTCAAAAGAACCCCTCGTGAGTGAGTGATTCCAGATAGATTGAAGACGATTTCTGGCATCCTTTACTTTCTTTAGTACTTTCCCCTGGCCTGGATAGATAGAGTTGAAATGTGAGTGACTGGCACCAACCACTAGTTGATTAGAAATGTCAACCCGGAGTGACACTCCAAGATCAAGAATGTTAATCGGGCTTCAACACTTTCTTTTCGTCTTTTCGAAGGCTATCTTGCCTCTTTCCGAGAATGAATGACACTAATCAGAAGTGAATCCCACCTATATGCTTTCGTGCTTTAGCTTCCCACCTGATTGATTTGCTAACCGATTTGCCTAAATGCAGCTCGATCCGGCTTCAGTCCTTTGTTTTGGCACAGCACAGGTTTGTGAAAGCTGTTCATCTGCCCTTGTTCCTCCAGCTTTCCTTGAGTAGTAGAGTAGGATTGGTGACGTTTACTATAGGAATCCAATGCGATGAAAAGACTAGCTTTGTTACCGATCCATGACCGGATGTTCGTCTTTCCTGCTCGACTTGGTGACTAAGACTGAGACTGTCAATCTATAAGCGGAAGGAAGAAGGTGCAGCCTAGTCTCTGTCCGTGGTTGAGGGATTGACTATTTGATTTCGTTCGAAAAAAGAGCAATTTGCTATTCCCTAACCTAAAGACTAGTTGCCTTTCAGGGCAATCTCGAATCGGCTCTCATTCCTGNNNNNNNNNNNNNNNNNNNNNNNNNNNNNNNNNNNNNNNNNNNNNNNNNNNNNNNNNNNNNNNNNNNNNNNNNNNNNNNNNNNNNNNNNNNNNNNNNNNNNNNNNNNNNNNNNNNNNNNNNNNNNNNNNNNNNNNNNNNNNNNNNNNNNNNNNNNNTCCTGCTTGAATGAAAAGGCCAATCAATCTTATGAGAGAGCCCTGCCCCCGGCCGTAAAGCTAAGACTCCCTTTCGGGTGCTGCCGGTCTGGATTGATGCCTTTCCTTCTTTCCAGGATTAAGGATCTCCCAAAAGAATGACCTCAGGAACTGTCAATGGGAAATCCCGCCATGCCATCGAGGGGCTAGTGTGACCATCCATAGCATACGACGGGCGAGAGGGGTACGTGGTGGCTCAGTGTGTCTACCAGTTTCAGGTGAGGCTATTCGGAGATCCAGGGCGAGTCCCGATTCCATATATACGGTTAAGCAAGCCCTGCCGCCAGCTTCCACCCAGACGACAAAAAACGTGAGCGCCTGGCGCGAAAGGTTGCTTTgctttactaaaaaaaatagaataatctAAGGCGCGTTAGCGCTTTCGTTTTCCAATAAGGGGCGGAGCTTGAAGAAGCGAAGCGAGCCTAGAATAGCAGCCTATTACGTTACGTTTTCAGGcccctttacttttttttttaaataaagcgCTAGTGCCCCTATCCTATAGAGTAAGGCTCTTCTGCTATCAATGAAACCGAAAGAAACACAAAAACCCAGTGCGTTTTGTATAGATCGAGACTTGTAGCTGGATTATTTACTCATTAAATACTGGGAAGAATTGCAGGAAATCGTTCGATAACACTTCTTCCCACTATTTGCAAATGATATCCGACGATCAAGACAATTCCCGCGAAACTCTTTCATTTCATAGAagtttattcttcttcttacaAAGCAAATAGCATTTCCTATTGATTTGTCCCCTATCCTATAGAGCTGGACCTATTCTGATTCTGAATTATCCGTCGCTACGCTGTTCCCAAGGACTAGAAAAATCGAAATAGCGAAATTCTTGGGTCATCtcaatgggttcagaaaccacACGTTTCTCTGGATCATCATAGCGTACTTCTACATATCCACTCAGAGGAAGGTCTTTTCGTAATGGATGACCCTCGAAACCATAATCTGTTGATATACGGCGTAGATCCGGATGATTGATGGAAGAAACACCAAACATATCCCAAACTTCTCGCTCCCACCGGCCGGCTGACGGAAATAGACTGACTACCGGAGATATTCGTGTTACTTCGTCTGCACAGGTTTGTACACGAATGCGTGAGTTATACCGAGTACTCAGTAAATTATAGACCACTTCGAATCTTCGTTTTCGAGAGGGATAATCAACTCCGCAAATATCGATCGAAACTTGAACCCTTGTATAGGTATGCAATTTAAGAAAGCACAACAATTGAAATAGGTAGTCCGTATTGGTATCAGATCTATTCCCATGTTCCGatctttccattttttttacccAAGAAATGGGTAAAGTCTCCCAACTATATTGGAAAATGGATTGGTTCTCCATATAAAGAAAGCTTTATTGTTGTTCCGCTTCTTGCTCTAAAAAGAAGACTTGTTTGTTGTCAATCGCTGGTTGGGTTTACCAAAAAAGAAAGACATGGGAAAGGAAACTGGAAAGCATAGAAAGACCTAGCGAAGTGAATGACTTGATCGTACTGTACTAGATAGACCATCCTCCTTTCTATACGCTATTTTGGATCCAATCTCGCACTTGACACGCAAAACAATAAACAGAAGTCTATCTTCACAGAGAAACAAGCAAGTAAACTACCTTTCCTAAGCCTAAGTTTACCCGGCTTAAGCAACAAAAGTTCCCTACCCGGCTACGGGCTAAGCTCACTTGTTTACCCGGTAGCTCCGTTCACTGCTACGTTCCTAGCTCCAGTTTGACTTTAGCTACGAACTCATAACTACTAGCTCTCTTAAGACATAAACTCATTCATAAGGATTATTATTTCTAATGGGTCTAGAATAGGCCCTCCATCAGCCTATTATCTGACTCCCCTTTAACTCAACAACAGAAACAGCCTTGCCTTACTTGGCTAGAAGTACAAGAAGGTGCGTAGCTTGTTAGGAATTAGCTGGATTAGAGATGAGAAGACTTATTAGTAGTTCTATTACATAACTCGGGCGTACCTGCTTGCTTACCCGCTCACTCGAACAAGAACTCCAGCTTGGCCCACGCCCACTTCTGGCTTTGGCCAATATCCTTGATCAATGGACGCTTAGCTAGTTCCTACTTTTGATAGGTACTACTTCCACGAAAGCAGGATTGCAACTACTGATGTCATTCTTAGACGTTCATCACCCTCGCGGAACTCAATCACTGATAACTACGTTTTGTTGGTCTTAGCAGCTGCagctttttcaaaagaaaaataggaAAGAAAATCTCGTATGTAGAATCAGACGATTTTCATCTTGTTTGTCTTTTCTTTTGTCTCGATCTCTGGGGGTGGGATCCCTCCTAAAAGACTGAATTGACCTCGAGCCTGTCCtacatattcttcttttcccGTTCCTGGGGGGTAGTACTGGGGGTGGGAGTCCACAAGACCCTACTAAAAAAAACCCATGGGAACCCCCGGATTTGGATTAACTAATTTCTATTTCTTGGTGAGATGGTTTTCCATAAATCGATATGAATGGAGGATGCCTAGCTAGTAGTCAAGTCGTCCGCGCATCTTTCTGATCTCCCTTCCTTATCCTTAGCCTTTCACACTAAGCTCTTCAATCCTTAGCGCAAGcactaagtaaattaattacCTTATGGTTAACTTAACAATTGGGATACGGGTTTCACCGTACTTATAATCCATCTTTCATTATATGCTAATTTTAGTCTATTAGTTCATAGCGAAGCTCAGCTGGAAGGACAGTCTAACATACTTTGTATGTAGGGCTTATACACACCTTTAGTAGTTCCCTCAAAAACCCCTGTCTTCTGCCTACCAATGGGGGAGAGAGCTTGTTGGACGGATAGAGTTAATGCGGGAATGGgatactaattaaaaaaaagccaGAAACCGGAGCAATAGTGAATGATTCATATTCCATTTTTGGATAGGCGcccatataaaataaataatcaattcGACCTAtacgaaataatttttttttataaaaaaaaccaaCTTCTAGGCCGTAGgctaaaaaaattcattaatgaGTCCTTTTTTACGTTATTTCGTACTATTTGTATtgtacaattcctttgtttgtGGGATTCTTTTTTCTCACGCGATAAAGAATTCAATTTTCGAATGGATTCCTACCTATGCCGGATAAATGGAAATTTTATTGACAAGACCTTTTCTATTGTAGCCAATATCTTATTACGAATAATTCCGACAACCTCGGGAGAAAAGGAGGCATTTACTTATTACAGAGATGGTgcgatttgattattttttttaccgaTCTCAGTCTTATGAGAAAGACACATTATTTTATTCgtaaaaaaatggcaaaaaaccGACGCTTGCTGAAGGTGaagtttacaaataaaaaaaaaaattccttcTGTCGTGTATCCCCGATTAATGCAGCCTCATATGCTTCAATTATAGATTTTTAGTATTAAGCGAAAGGTTATACCTATATATACTATGGAGTTAGATTAACCTTACTCCACTAGTAGCAATAGGCGGCATGGGGGAAGAAGCACTACGATTAGGAATCGACAACACGAAAACTTTGTAAAAAaattcttcctttcttttcgGGATCGGAACTAACAAGAATGGTTGGGACAACAAGCATCCATCTCGTTCGTATTTTTGGATACCCGTATAACCATCGAAGGGTGTTGAGGTGACTAATTCCGGGAAATTAAGCGGCGTTGAGGACAAAGATATTGTTGGAGTTATCCTTTTTATCCAGTACCAACAAACTTGATgttaagaaaagatcttttacAGGAAGGTTGGCTAGAGATTTCTTGTAAAAACACTAGCCCTGCACAGGTGATAATGAGAGAGAATactggaattttttttttatttaatttaatgtattcattttttttatcattatacaCATAAAGGAGGAGCCGTATGAGATGAAAATATCACGTACGGTTCTGGAGCGGAGATTCTTTGAACTGAATGACGACCGTAACGGATGTCAGCGCAATCTGAAGGAAATTATGCAGAAGCTTTACAGAATTATTATGAGGCTATGCGACTGGAAATTGATCCCTATGATCGAAGTTATATACTTTATAACATAGGCCTTATTCACACAAGTAACGGAGAACATACAAAAGCTTTAGAATATTATTTTCGGGCACTCGAACGAAATCCGTTTTTACCCCAAGCTTTTAATAATATGGCCGTGATCTGTCATTACGTGCGACTATCTCCACTATAGAAAAAAAGGCTTTGTACATATATATCGTTCAAAACTACGATTTTTATCAGCTGTAGCAAACAAAAAAACTTCATagaatataaaagtaaaaaaaaaaatgaagaaatagaGATATGCCTAGATACTTTTTTCTATGGATAAAAGATCCAATTGATAGAGGAAGCGCCGTAAAGATCAATTGGCGAGGTTTTAGGCCGAGACAATAAGAACTGCTTACAACTTATATCATGATACAAAATCTATCATGATATAAGAGTTAGGAATCCACTTATGTAATAAAGTTGATACCCTACCCTAAGGTTTTGAGCAGCGGTGTAGTATCAGATCCCACAGATAGTaagtcttttctttcttatgaaaaataaaaagaagtctTTCTCAAAGATTCTATAGACCATAGAAATGTCATATTAGAAAGTATATGATATATGAAATTGAGATAGTTACCTTTCAGAAAATTAGAGAATGTTAATGTAGATGTGTTATTCTTCGGAAGGTAGGAGAAaagataaaactataaaaataaaaaaaaaaagagatgaaacccttttttttttaattttaatcaaaattcaagTTTGAAACTCATGTAGTTAACccattccattttcttttggttAATTCCAGAAAAATGGAACAATTGACTGCTGAGCCGTATGAGGCAGGAAACTCTCAAGTACGGTTCTAAGGGAAGGAATTTACTCACCTATTCCGACCGCGGAGAACAGGCCATTCGACAGGGAGATTCCGAAATTGCTGAGGCTTGGTTTGATCAAGCCGCTGAATATTGGAAACAAGCTATAGCCCTTACCCCCGGTAATTATATTGAAGCACAGAATTGGTTGAAGATCACAGGGCGttcttaatttaataaaaacactctttttttttagttctatttatattattctatatacccttatatctatatatatattatttccatatattatttattatttagtttagaatatttaatgcatatttaatataaatgtaTATTTAATGTAATTAAATGTTTGTTGTCTACATCAGTCCATCCAATAAAActgaaaatttagaataatattctatatatctattatataaatatattaggcTATAGTAATAGTCAATCCAAAAATTCCATTATATCCCTTCTAAAAAAATCGTTCTTTTTCGTCTCGTATTTTGTAGAGATAAATGGTATGTGGATACAGCAGAGAATTTGCCTTTTTTCTGTTATTCAAACTAAAAGTGAAACTCAAAAAAGAGAActcaaaaaaactaaaaagaaatagCAGTATGGCCTCTAGCAATGCTGATGACTGCTCACGTAATTGGAAATAGAGTGCATAATAATCTCttctattaaattatttaataagacagacataaaataaattccatctttgaatttcaaattcaaatctgaATCCCCTAGCCTAGGttgcacaaaaaaattattgaattgaaattcAAAGTCCAGAAGGAGTTTTAGAGGATTCAAAAAGGTCCGTTGAGCGCCTATATCTTATGTCATAATAGATTCGAACACTTGCCCCGGATTAACTTCCGGATCATAATTGTTCTAGTgaataactaaagaaaaaaattggaatAGATAGATGGGAGATAGAATAgaaagaaactaaataaaaaaatctctcaAAAGTTcactaatcttttttttttatattggcaGGTCTCTTTGTATGTGTTGTCCGGAAGGAGGAGGACTCAATGATTATTCGTTCGCCGGAACCAGAAGTAAAGATTTTGGTAGATAGAGATCCCATAAAAACTTCTTTCGAGGAATGGGCAAAACCCGGTCATTTCTCAAGAACAATAGCTAAGGGACCCGATACTACTACTTGGATTTGGAACCTACATGCTGATGCTCATGATTTCGATAGCCATACTAGTGATTTAGAGGAGATTTCCCAAAAAGTATTTAGTGCCCATTTCGGCCAACTCTCCATCATCTTTCTTTGGCTTAGTGGCATGTATTTCCATGGTGCTCGTTTTTCCAATTATGAAGCATGGCTAAGTGATCCAACTCACATTGGACCTAGTGCCCAAGTGGTTTGGCCAATAGTGGGCCAAGAAATATTAAATGGTGATGTTGGCGGGGGTTTCCGAGGAATACAAATAACCTCCGGTTTTTTCCAGATTTGGCGAGCATCTGGAATAACTAGTGAATTACAACTTTATTGCACCGCAATTGGTGCATTAGTATTTGCAGCCTTAATGCTTTTTGCTGGTTGGTTTCATTATCACAAAGCTGCTCCAAAATTGGCTTGGTTCCAAGATGTAGAATCTATGTTGAATCACCATTTGGCAGGATTACTAGGACTTGGATCTCTTTCTTGGGCCGGGCATCAAGTACATGTATCTTTACCAATTAACCAATTTTGAAATGCTGGAGTAGATCCAAAGGAGATTCCACTTCCTCATGAATTTATCTTGAATCGGGATCTTTTGGCTCAACTTTATCCCAGTTTTGCCGAGGGAGCAACTCCATTTTTCACCTTGAATTGGTCAAAATACGCGGATTTTCTTACTTTTCGTGGAGGATTAGATCCAGTAACTGGCGGTTTATGGCTGACTGATATTGCGCTCAATCTAGATCTTATGGCAAATCAAAAGAGTTTAAGTCTTACAGGATtgacgaaaaataaa encodes:
- the LOC127744687 gene encoding NADH dehydrogenase [ubiquinone] iron-sulfur protein 3; the protein is MENQSIFQYSWETLPISWVKKMERSEHGNRSDTNTDYLFQLLCFLKLHTYTRVQVSIDICGVDYPSRKRRFEVVYNLLSTRYNSRIRVQTCADEVTRISPVVSLFPSAGRWEREVWDMFGVSSINHPDLRRISTDYGFEGHPLRKDLPLSGYVEVRYDDPEKRVVSEPIEMTQEFRYFDFSSPWEQRSDG
- the LOC127744685 gene encoding LOW QUALITY PROTEIN: uncharacterized protein LOC127744685 (The sequence of the model RefSeq protein was modified relative to this genomic sequence to represent the inferred CDS: inserted 2 bases in 1 codon; deleted 1 base in 1 codon) → MAKNRRLLKVNNRRHGGRSTTIRNRQHENFVKKFFLSFXGIGTNKNGWDNKHPSRSYFGYPYNHRRVLR
- the LOC127744686 gene encoding photosystem I P700 chlorophyll a apoprotein A1-like, which gives rise to MIIRSPEPEVKILVDRDPIKTSFEEWAKPGHFSRTIAKGPDTTTWIWNLHADAHDFDSHTSDLEEISQKVFSAHFGQLSIIFLWLSGMYFHGARFSNYEAWLSDPTHIGPSAQVVWPIVGQEILNGDVGGGFRGIQITSGFFQIWRASGITSELQLYCTAIGALVFAALMLFAGWFHYHKAAPKLAWFQDVESMLNHHLAGLLGLGSLSWAGHQVHVSLPINQF